CATCTGTGAAATCTATTCATACCATGTATTTGAACTTAAATATTCATTCTGCGAATTTTCAAAACTTCCATAGCTTTTTATAAGACATTTGAACCATCAGCGGAATGTCCACATATGCAATATTTAAAGGAAACAAAGCACAACAATTAGTTTTTttcataaacttaaatataattcttTAAGTATTCATTCTGAGAATCTTCAAATTTCCATTGCTTttcataaaactttaaaaccaTCTGCGGAATCTCCACATATGCAATGTCACATGGAATGATTACAGGTTGTTCGAGATCAAAGAACTTAATTGAAAACGATATTTCACCACTGATTTTTAAGGCCTGCCGAATTTCTTGGGCTTTTAAATCATGATTGAAAGGATTATCCATCACCAAGCTTGGATCAATTTTAAGAcgttttgcctttttttcgTATAGAGTATTTAGATTTTGCCCTCTCTTTAGATTTCGTACCGATTCAAAAGAGTTTATCAATGTAAGGCATTCCAGATCTGTGGCCATTTCCCAGGTATTTTCTTCATCAGTATAGTTCAGCCATTTAACCAAGTATTGAACTTGACCTTTGTAATGCCTTCGATCCAAAATCTTCTCTACTGTAAACTCGTCATATAAAAAATCTGAAGCATCCACGTTTTGGttcatttttcctttttaaaagtgTTCATTCTTATCTGGACTGATTTTTGGCAAGAAtgtcaaacaaaaatgatttttaaaactttttatctGAAGTTGTAACAACAAgcaagttttgtttttagtcaCAGGGCACTTCAATATCTATGTTTATTTCTTTGCCcgaaaattaacataaaatatgataacaaattccatcaaattcatttaatattcTGATGAAGAAAAAGTTGCCTAATATTAATGCCCACAGCTTAGGCAAacggttttaataaaaccaaatccaaTATAAGAATGTGAATGAAATTGTTTGCCGGAAATCTATTAGAAATCTCTGGAAGTCCTttcaaacaacaataacaacggTAAAGGAAAATCTGCGGAAAAATATCGTAAAAAATTATGCGTAAACTTGGCGAAAGTTTGAGATACTCGtagaaaaaaactttgttgTGGCTTGGGTTTCTGAGGGTATCACAATGTTTAATGaataaaatctgttttttttagagGAAAACTTTCTGGGCCATGAATTACTTGGCATTCATTTAATGAAAATCTATCATATatgcataaattttaataaaacctttaAGAGTTTAATAAATAGGAGaaagtttaaaattgattttttgataaataaaagtgtaaaaattTAGATTTCGATTTATTTCCAAGAGCTCCCTGACTCAGAAACATAATGTCACTTTTTCTGTCAAAGCCAGATATccattttattgctttattttttaggcTCAAGGTGCCACGTAGCTGGTTCTAAATCGGCAAAGTTTTATTGGCCGAAATTAAAAGCTCGATTATGCGTGTTGACGTGGGCCAGATTTGTTGGATTGAGTCGCTTGGTGGGAAGATATTTTTAAGGAACCAAGATTTACATGCGAATGTGGCAATCAAACTGTGCAGCGATGGCAACGTGAGCGGAATAAATCAGGCGACTTGTAGAGGTGGATGGAGTTTAAAAGTCGCTgaaaatacataataataaaatgtttgccttCGCCAAGTGCAACGCAGTCGAAGAGTCGAAAAAAGGGGGGAGGGGTCAAGAAGGTTGTGTACTAAAGCCATAAATGGGGGCTGGCAATTTCCGTGCGGCGAGTTGtgaaaaaagcgaaaatcgGAAGGGAAAGTGGGTGCAAAAGTCGAAGTGACTGGCTATGCCATCATTTCCGGCAGCCATTGATTGGTCCGGAAGAAGGGGCTCTGAAAGCCAGTTGTGCCTGGGTAAATTCAATGTAATTGATAAGCGAACTTTGTCGGCAGATAGACAGCAATGAACAGGGGGTCCCTTTTCACACACACCTAATGTATACACTGTGCTCAAAGACTTTGAGCAAACACAGAAGCATACAAGGGTGCTTCAAATTTGTacagagtaaaaaaaaatgaccaGCAATGTTATTCGTTTTGCTGAAATTCCATAAGAATTTGGCCTTGATAATTGGCTTAATACTTTGATGTGTACAAATAGAAAACGAAAGCGAAAAACTAccctttttaatataaatttggcaGCATTTGATAGTAAAAATTATGCTTGCTTGTAGACCAgtgaaaattaagtttatacttgaaatttttttctgtttatgaaaattttatcAACCTACATTTTTTCTAATTGATATTACATGTCTTATGAgtcattttaataaacaaaattaagacCACTACACAACACTTTAaacttgaaataaaatgtattaatttaacaGATGTATTCTAACTGACATTAcacttaagtttttttttggtcacccaaagccacacacacacacacttgtgCAGAGACACTCATTTAAGAAAACAATGGCGGCTCAGTTTGTGCGGCAATTGAGTTTTTCTTCTAGCCATCTGCCTTAGTCGTCTTTGTTTTCCTTTCGGATTTTCTCGGGGTAAAATCTAAGACGCTTAGTCGGTTTTCGTATTTAACTAGTCCAACGATATCTTTTCTTTTTAGCCAGTTCTGCTGGGATTTCGGGCCACTCCTTTCATCGCTATCGCACGCTCATTAGCCGCAGTCTTCGAGTCAATTTTGGTGTCactttttgccttttgccaGAAGAGTGCCAGCAGAGAGCCTTTGTTTGCCTTCTCCACTTGACTTAACTCACTGTGGGCTAATTTCCAGTTTCATTTG
This genomic window from Drosophila gunungcola strain Sukarami chromosome 3R, Dgunungcola_SK_2, whole genome shotgun sequence contains:
- the LOC128266325 gene encoding chromobox protein homolog 5 yields the protein MNQNVDASDFLYDEFTVEKILDRRHYKGQVQYLVKWLNYTDEENTWEMATDLECLTLINSFESVRNLKRGQNLNTLYEKKAKRLKIDPSLVMDNPFNHDLKAQEIRQALKISGEISFSIKFFDLEQPVIIPCDIAYVEIPQMVLKFYEKQWKFEDSQNEYLKNYI